From one Sphaeramia orbicularis chromosome 9, fSphaOr1.1, whole genome shotgun sequence genomic stretch:
- the hs3st1l2 gene encoding heparan sulfate (glucosamine) 3-O-sulfotransferase 1-like 2, producing MLWTVLLALLVLLLLQTQLSVCIRELRTGGSSSPIYSSSSSSSSSSMFNATQQRLPGAIIIGVRKGGTRALLEMLNLHPNVEVAKAEVHFFNVEEHYRRGLAWYRTQMPFTLPGQVTVEKTPGYFAAPQAPARVWDMNPAVRLLLIVRDPAERLVSDYTQVLHNRLTRHKPYQPLEELLLHKGHIDPSYKALQRSLYHLHLDRWLAVFPREQIHVVDGDALIRDPFPELRKAERFLDLPPRISPNNFYYNTTKGFYCLLSAGHDKCLDESKGRPHAPLSPQAFKKLCRYFRKPNKLFFEMVGRSFSWC from the exons GACAGTGCTACTAGCGCTGCTGGTGCTTCTGTTGCTGCAGACTCAGCTGTCTGTGTGCATAAGGGAATTACGCACCGGGGGCTCCAGCTCTCCTATTTACTCATCTTCCTCATCTTCGTCATCCTCCTCGATGTTCAATGCCACCCAGCAGCGGCTGCCTGGAGCTATCATTATTGGGGTGCGAAAGGGCGGCACCAGAGCCCTGCTGGAGATGCTCAACCTGCACCCAAATGTGGAGGTGGCAAAGGCTGAG GTGCACTTCTTTAATGTGGAGGAGCACTACCGCCGAGGCCTGGCCTGGTATCGAACCCAGATGCCCTTCACCCTCCCTGGCCAGGTGACTGTGGAGAAGACCCCCGGGTACTTTGCAGCCCCTCAGGCACCAGCAAGAGTGTGGGACATGAACCCAGCCGTCCGTTTGTTACTCATCGTCCGGGACCCCGCTGAGAGATTGGTCTCCGACTACACCCAGGTCCTCCACAACCGTCTGACTCGTCACAAGCCCTACCAACCCCTAGAGGAACTCCTGCTCCACAAAGGCCACATCGATCCCAGTTACAAGGCATTGCAGAGGAGCCTCTACCACCTGCACCTGGACCGCTGGTTGGCGGTCTTTCCACGGGAGCAGATCCACGTGGTGGATGGTGATGCGCTCATACGAGATCCTTTCCCTGAGCTGAGGAAAGCCGAGCGGTTTCTAGACCTGCCTCCTAGAATCAGCCCCAACAACTTCTACTACAACACCACCAAGGGCTTCTACTGCCTCCTGTCTGCCGGACATGACAAGTGCCTGGACGAGTCTAAAGGCAGACCGCATGCACCGCTAAGCCCTCAGGCTTTCAAGAAACTTTGCCGCTACTTCAGGAAGCCAAATAAGTTGTTCTTTGAAATGGTCGGCCGGTCCTTTTCCTGGTGCTGA